The Streptomyces sp. NBC_01775 genome includes a region encoding these proteins:
- a CDS encoding Lrp/AsnC family transcriptional regulator, with product MLQDHVDEKDLALINALQVTPRASWAQLGRALELDPVTVARRWERLTGTGLAWVTCVVGPALHSEFCMAYVEIECAPGRLDHIAAALSPEPQVRYVHHITGPYGLLVVIALRTPAEVSAYLRRSIGPIPGVQAYRAEMRTAGYSEASRWRLRSLERSQQHALESADAQPVTAGAVRVDGVDRELYRLLHEDGRMPFTLLADRAGISEPTARRRVKHLLANRLLRLRCEVAQSITGWPDTAVLWASVPPQHLEPTARSLAALPDVRLCCALAGQRNLLLMVWLRSLGDLPRLEAVISERSPHLTVVDRAACLHTVKQMGRLLDGEGRSVGHVAPNTEVLAAS from the coding sequence ATGTTGCAGGATCACGTCGACGAAAAGGACCTGGCGCTGATCAATGCGCTCCAGGTCACCCCGCGGGCCTCGTGGGCCCAGTTGGGGCGGGCGCTCGAACTCGACCCGGTGACCGTCGCGCGCCGCTGGGAGCGGCTGACAGGGACCGGACTGGCTTGGGTGACGTGCGTAGTCGGCCCAGCGCTGCACAGCGAGTTCTGCATGGCCTATGTCGAGATCGAGTGCGCTCCGGGGCGGCTGGACCACATCGCGGCGGCGCTGAGCCCAGAGCCTCAAGTCCGCTACGTCCACCACATCACCGGGCCGTACGGGTTGCTGGTCGTGATTGCGCTGCGGACACCAGCGGAGGTATCCGCGTATCTGCGCCGTAGCATCGGCCCGATACCCGGTGTCCAGGCGTACCGCGCGGAGATGCGGACCGCGGGCTACAGCGAGGCAAGCCGATGGCGGCTGCGCAGCCTGGAGCGATCGCAGCAACATGCGCTGGAGTCGGCCGACGCCCAGCCCGTGACCGCGGGCGCCGTGCGGGTGGACGGGGTCGACCGGGAGCTGTACCGGCTGCTGCACGAGGACGGCCGCATGCCCTTCACCCTGCTGGCCGACCGCGCCGGGATCAGCGAGCCCACCGCGCGCCGCCGAGTCAAGCACCTGCTCGCGAACCGGCTGCTGCGGCTGCGCTGCGAGGTGGCGCAGTCCATCACGGGGTGGCCGGACACCGCGGTGCTCTGGGCAAGCGTGCCGCCGCAGCATCTGGAGCCCACGGCGCGTTCGCTTGCCGCGCTGCCGGATGTGCGGCTGTGCTGCGCTCTGGCGGGGCAGCGGAATCTGCTGCTGATGGTCTGGCTACGGTCGCTCGGAGATCTGCCTCGGCTGGAGGCGGTTATCAGCGAGCGCTCCCCTCATCTCACCGTCGTGGACCGGGCCGCTTGCCTGCACACCGTCAAGCAGATGGGGCGGCTGCTGGACGGCGAGGGGCGAAGTGTTGGGCATGTGGCACCCAACACCGAGGTGCTGGCCGCGTCCTGA
- a CDS encoding diaminopimelate decarboxylase: MHADIDENKNRDESREDGGLSSGHPHGQHRAGAPGRRDRVVRAAVRSKLVSSAHLVTGFVDADGVRASVHDLHQAFGDAPVLHTFAAKAASLVPVLRLLADCGMGCEVASPGELRLALAAGFTPSTIVLDSPAKTREEIRQALALGVALNADNLDELRRIDALRPADSASVVGLRVNPQVGTGSIGAMSTATTTSKFGVALRDPGAHESVVRAFAERPWLTRLHAHVGSQGCPLDLIATGIKETYELAEEINAAVGRRQVTSLDIGGGLPVNFDDDTVRPTYADYVGALRAAVPDLFDGRYALVTEFGRSLLAKNGFIAARVEYVKDAGGRRIAITHAGAQIATRTVFMPDAWPLRVSAFDADGRPKEGPALVQDIAGPCCFAGDVVAHARELPELRPDDLVVLHDTGAYYFSTPWAYNSLPRPAVHGFTIADDDTVHFVPVRHAQSLDEVVAESGLANADALLGQPAPALPVPASH; encoded by the coding sequence ATGCACGCGGACATCGACGAAAACAAGAACCGAGACGAGAGCAGAGAAGACGGAGGCCTCAGCAGCGGGCACCCGCACGGCCAGCACCGGGCCGGCGCTCCCGGCCGGCGTGATCGGGTCGTCCGCGCGGCGGTCCGGTCCAAGCTGGTCAGCTCCGCCCACCTGGTGACCGGCTTCGTCGACGCCGACGGCGTCCGGGCGTCCGTGCACGACCTGCACCAAGCCTTCGGTGACGCCCCAGTACTGCACACCTTCGCCGCCAAAGCCGCCTCCCTCGTCCCCGTCCTGCGGCTCCTGGCCGATTGCGGCATGGGCTGCGAGGTCGCCAGCCCCGGCGAACTGCGCCTCGCGCTCGCCGCCGGATTCACGCCGTCCACGATCGTCCTGGACTCGCCTGCCAAGACCCGTGAAGAGATCCGTCAGGCGCTCGCCCTCGGCGTAGCACTCAACGCGGACAACCTCGATGAACTGCGGCGCATCGATGCCCTGCGCCCCGCCGACTCGGCATCCGTCGTCGGCCTGCGCGTCAATCCGCAGGTGGGTACCGGCTCCATCGGCGCGATGAGCACCGCCACCACCACCTCCAAGTTCGGGGTCGCACTGCGCGACCCCGGCGCTCACGAGAGCGTGGTACGGGCCTTCGCCGAGCGTCCTTGGCTGACCCGGCTGCACGCCCATGTCGGCTCCCAGGGGTGCCCGCTGGACCTCATCGCAACGGGCATCAAGGAGACGTACGAACTCGCCGAGGAAATCAACGCTGCCGTCGGCCGGCGGCAGGTGACGAGCCTCGACATCGGCGGCGGACTGCCGGTCAACTTCGACGACGACACCGTCCGCCCCACCTACGCCGACTACGTCGGGGCGCTGCGCGCCGCCGTGCCCGACCTGTTCGACGGCCGGTATGCGCTGGTTACCGAGTTCGGCCGGTCCCTGCTCGCCAAGAACGGATTCATCGCCGCACGGGTGGAATACGTCAAGGACGCGGGAGGCCGCCGTATAGCCATCACTCACGCCGGTGCGCAGATCGCCACCCGCACCGTCTTCATGCCGGACGCCTGGCCGCTGCGGGTGAGCGCGTTCGACGCCGACGGTCGCCCCAAGGAAGGCCCGGCGCTCGTGCAGGACATCGCGGGGCCGTGCTGCTTCGCGGGCGACGTCGTTGCCCACGCCCGCGAACTACCCGAACTGCGCCCGGATGACCTCGTGGTGCTTCACGACACGGGCGCGTACTACTTCTCCACCCCTTGGGCGTACAACAGCCTGCCGCGGCCCGCCGTGCACGGCTTCACCATCGCCGATGACGACACGGTGCACTTCGTGCCAGTACGTCACGCGCAGTCCTTGGACGAGGTTGTCGCAGAGAGCGGCCTGGCCAACGCAGACGCGCTGCTCGGACAGCCTGCGCCTGCCCTTCCCGTACCGGCCTCGCACTGA
- a CDS encoding Na+/H+ antiporter NhaC family protein, whose product MSEVNTTSGRSPSVSDAPSGRPGLRTVITVVAIAGLLLSAVAAPFAQAPTLWGLVPIVLFCALALLGMDIVVATVVAVISALLLMLPSPAEAGSLLGDSLGDDITVIGLVIMLGAGVGEVLRTTGIAATIVQGVMRVVRNRGRGAATLGVMVSCLILVASLGTLAGALAIAAPLLLPIVARLGFTRSATASMMFIGGGAGLALAPFVGSNLAIMDAAEVGYLQYLLYGGGPVAALSLVAGLVIVPWMQRRTQHTDDYYDTAELGATDDGRGPRSGVATAAFGVALIGSLVYAVISEAGITFPLFALPTLGIVAGLAGGLSPTKIASTMYTGAARLIHVFLLFWLLAMLFAGIDALKPFQVILATYGHDLQGLSPFAFALVIAVLGWVGVPGATAAQVVLLDKVFGALAASVGIPAGGWVVVLLFASKADTYGPFPNPNMISAMSLARSESLKNIFYTGLLVLVPACTMYAIILFFVTR is encoded by the coding sequence ATGAGCGAGGTGAACACCACGAGCGGGAGAAGCCCGTCGGTGAGCGACGCGCCGAGCGGGCGGCCCGGACTCCGCACGGTCATCACCGTCGTGGCCATCGCAGGTTTGCTCCTGTCTGCGGTCGCCGCCCCATTTGCGCAGGCACCGACGCTATGGGGACTGGTGCCGATCGTCCTCTTCTGCGCACTCGCGCTGCTCGGCATGGACATCGTGGTGGCCACCGTCGTCGCGGTGATCTCGGCGCTGCTGCTCATGCTGCCCAGCCCGGCAGAGGCGGGCTCGCTGCTCGGTGACTCGCTCGGTGACGACATCACCGTGATCGGCTTGGTGATCATGCTCGGAGCCGGGGTTGGTGAGGTCTTGCGCACTACCGGGATCGCCGCCACCATCGTGCAGGGCGTGATGCGCGTTGTCCGAAACCGCGGCCGGGGTGCCGCGACGCTCGGGGTGATGGTCTCGTGCCTCATCCTGGTCGCAAGCCTGGGCACTCTGGCGGGGGCGCTGGCCATCGCTGCACCGCTGCTGCTGCCGATCGTTGCACGGCTCGGCTTCACGCGGTCCGCGACTGCGTCGATGATGTTCATCGGGGGCGGTGCGGGTCTGGCGCTCGCGCCGTTCGTCGGGTCCAACCTCGCCATCATGGATGCGGCGGAAGTCGGCTACCTGCAGTACCTGTTGTACGGCGGCGGACCAGTGGCCGCATTGTCGCTGGTGGCGGGTCTGGTGATCGTGCCGTGGATGCAGCGGCGCACGCAGCACACCGACGACTACTACGACACGGCGGAATTGGGCGCTACCGACGATGGCCGAGGGCCGCGTAGCGGCGTGGCCACCGCGGCCTTTGGTGTCGCGTTGATCGGCAGCCTGGTCTACGCGGTCATCTCCGAGGCCGGCATCACGTTCCCGCTGTTCGCGTTGCCGACGCTGGGGATCGTGGCCGGCCTGGCCGGCGGGCTCAGCCCAACCAAGATCGCTTCCACCATGTACACGGGCGCGGCGCGACTGATCCATGTGTTTCTGCTGTTCTGGCTGCTCGCGATGCTGTTCGCCGGCATCGACGCGCTGAAGCCGTTCCAGGTCATCCTTGCCACCTACGGCCACGACCTGCAGGGGCTGTCGCCCTTCGCTTTCGCCCTGGTCATCGCGGTACTCGGCTGGGTCGGTGTGCCCGGTGCCACCGCGGCGCAGGTCGTGCTGCTGGACAAGGTCTTCGGTGCGCTCGCCGCCAGCGTCGGAATCCCCGCCGGTGGGTGGGTCGTCGTGTTGCTGTTCGCGTCCAAAGCGGACACCTACGGGCCCTTCCCGAACCCCAACATGATCTCGGCGATGAGCCTGGCCAGGTCGGAAAGCCTGAAGAACATCTTCTACACCGGCCTCCTGGTGCTCGTGCCGGCGTGCACGATGTACGCGATCATCCTCTTCTTCGTAACCCGTTAG
- a CDS encoding N-acyl-D-amino-acid deacylase family protein, producing the protein MSEFDIVINGGDVVDGTGAPMRRLNIGIARGRIRELSGNTLTGTRSIDATGQMVAPGFIDLHSHADYTLESTPQAATQVHQGVTTLVTGNCGHSPFPFEDLDLIRRASNFDDRELSWDWTDATGFRKAIDGVMPAVNVGLQIGHNAVRLAVLGDEDRQPTEAELNQMCGLIKDAAIEGAVGFSTGLIYAPGVFASADEVRALVATSASAGLLYSTHIRNETSALTDAVREAIETAEYSGARLEISHLKAMGPENHGSVVRALTLIDEARERGVDVTADVYPYTASSTSLVSRLSAWAVDGGKDALLARLSDATTRDRIATELRARFGRDIAPEGLVIADLPEGPYSGSIGASAAEIGRAEGTDPAEAALRVLEKHDANVLIVNHAMCEEDVSTVLRHPQVSVASDGWTMTEQGAGQPHPRSFGTFARVLGRYVRERGILSLEDAVRKMTSLPASRIQMTNRGVLRAGKVADIAVFDPGTIIDNSTFEKPWALATGCSTVLVNGVPTLLDGSLTGWTGGQVLSAPPDTP; encoded by the coding sequence ATGTCCGAATTCGACATCGTGATAAATGGCGGGGACGTCGTCGACGGTACCGGTGCCCCGATGCGGCGGCTCAACATCGGCATCGCCAGGGGCCGGATCAGGGAACTGAGCGGCAACACCCTGACCGGAACCCGAAGCATCGACGCCACCGGGCAGATGGTGGCACCCGGGTTCATCGACCTGCACTCGCACGCCGACTACACGCTGGAGAGCACTCCCCAGGCGGCCACCCAAGTCCACCAGGGCGTGACCACACTGGTGACCGGAAACTGCGGACATTCGCCATTCCCGTTCGAGGACCTCGACCTGATACGACGAGCGAGCAACTTCGACGATCGGGAGCTCAGTTGGGACTGGACCGACGCCACCGGGTTCCGGAAAGCCATCGACGGCGTCATGCCGGCGGTGAACGTCGGGTTGCAGATCGGGCACAACGCCGTACGGCTGGCGGTCCTCGGGGACGAGGACCGCCAGCCGACCGAGGCGGAACTCAACCAGATGTGCGGGCTCATCAAGGACGCGGCGATCGAAGGAGCGGTCGGCTTCTCCACCGGGTTGATCTACGCCCCGGGGGTGTTCGCAAGTGCCGATGAGGTGCGCGCGCTCGTCGCCACGTCGGCCTCCGCCGGGCTGCTCTACTCGACGCACATCCGCAACGAGACGTCGGCGCTGACCGATGCGGTGCGCGAGGCGATCGAGACGGCCGAGTATTCCGGGGCGCGACTGGAGATCTCGCATCTCAAGGCAATGGGGCCAGAGAACCACGGTTCGGTCGTCCGAGCGCTCACGCTCATCGACGAGGCGCGCGAGCGCGGCGTCGATGTCACCGCCGACGTGTACCCGTACACGGCGTCCAGCACCTCGCTCGTGTCCCGGCTGTCGGCGTGGGCGGTCGACGGCGGCAAAGACGCTCTGCTGGCGCGGCTCTCCGACGCCACCACCCGGGATCGCATCGCGACCGAATTGCGAGCCAGGTTCGGGCGAGACATCGCCCCGGAGGGGCTCGTCATCGCGGATCTGCCCGAGGGCCCGTACAGCGGCAGCATCGGAGCATCTGCCGCCGAGATCGGCCGAGCGGAAGGGACCGACCCGGCCGAGGCGGCGCTACGGGTCCTGGAAAAGCACGACGCGAACGTCCTGATCGTCAACCACGCAATGTGCGAGGAGGACGTCAGCACCGTGCTCCGTCATCCGCAGGTGTCCGTGGCCAGCGACGGGTGGACCATGACGGAACAGGGTGCGGGACAGCCGCATCCGCGCAGTTTCGGCACCTTCGCGCGAGTACTTGGTCGATATGTGCGCGAGCGTGGGATTCTCTCGCTCGAGGACGCCGTGCGCAAGATGACTTCTCTGCCGGCATCCCGCATCCAGATGACCAACCGAGGAGTCCTCCGAGCCGGCAAGGTGGCCGACATCGCGGTGTTCGACCCCGGCACAATCATCGACAACTCCACCTTCGAGAAACCGTGGGCGCTGGCGACCGGCTGCTCGACCGTGCTGGTGAACGGTGTCCCCACCCTCCTCGACGGGAGCCTCACCGGTTGGACCGGGGGACAGGTGCTCAGCGCCCCGCCGGACACACCCTAG
- a CDS encoding TrmO family methyltransferase domain-containing protein, giving the protein MHLSQNIEVPVIATVVGGHTNRLDDFKGGVESIIRLAPEYPTETLQGIEEFSHLQVVWHFSAGSPDDVALHARSPRDNPAWPATGTFVHHNHRRPARLGISFPRLLGVEGRDLRVTDLDADDGTPILDLVAVFEEMLPLGPVTQPSWPGEMLQDYWRDDTER; this is encoded by the coding sequence ATGCACTTGTCCCAGAACATCGAGGTCCCGGTCATCGCCACCGTAGTCGGGGGCCACACGAACCGCCTCGACGACTTCAAGGGCGGCGTCGAGTCCATCATCAGGCTCGCTCCCGAGTACCCCACGGAGACTCTCCAGGGCATCGAGGAGTTCAGTCACCTCCAAGTCGTGTGGCACTTCAGCGCCGGCTCCCCTGACGACGTCGCGTTGCACGCCCGCTCTCCCCGGGACAATCCGGCATGGCCCGCCACGGGCACCTTCGTCCACCACAACCACCGGCGCCCCGCCCGGCTCGGCATCTCGTTCCCGAGGCTGCTCGGCGTCGAAGGACGCGACCTCCGGGTCACAGACCTCGACGCCGACGACGGCACGCCCATCCTCGACCTCGTTGCCGTCTTCGAGGAAATGCTTCCGCTCGGTCCCGTAACACAGCCGTCCTGGCCAGGCGAGATGCTCCAGGACTACTGGCGTGATGACACAGAGCGTTGA
- a CDS encoding Tat pathway signal protein: MARERNEQLAAVIAETGWSQPKLAAAVVRVATESGAAELTGVTRSHIAMWIAGTQPSGSAPRILCEALSRRLQRPITPGEIGLGTPGLPAVSEWHVDTLTALVDLGSNNVERRRLLAGATYSVSGLALPHRTWWDEAPDRAKTRTATTGRRVGMSEINAVREMTEFFSRRDQRQGGLDGRTALHQYIHDDIAAYLGGTFASDQTRSRLYAAAAEAVYLAGWMSFDSSQHEDARRYFTLAVKLAAEADDEPLAGHVLRAMAHQATDLGYSKRGVDLSSASVDRGRYTLAVPRERALLGVVRARSLAANGQQREAREALLLAENDLAAAEPGHEEPSRVWFFSEASLAHETARTLWVLGDLRGAETEFWRSVRTRNAGAFGRTHAVTLGFLGALEAQQGSVEAACHVWSQALDAMEGVQSGRTRESAVTMRRMLSPYRNRGISAAAEIDERARGVLARVV; encoded by the coding sequence ATGGCGCGTGAACGGAACGAGCAATTGGCCGCCGTCATCGCGGAAACCGGCTGGTCACAGCCGAAGCTCGCCGCTGCGGTGGTTCGAGTCGCCACCGAGTCCGGCGCTGCGGAGTTGACCGGCGTTACGCGCTCCCACATCGCCATGTGGATCGCGGGGACGCAACCTTCGGGCAGTGCGCCTCGTATCTTGTGCGAGGCCCTGTCCCGCCGACTCCAACGCCCCATCACTCCCGGCGAGATCGGACTAGGCACGCCGGGCCTACCGGCTGTCTCGGAGTGGCACGTCGATACGCTGACCGCGCTCGTCGACCTCGGGAGTAACAACGTGGAACGTCGTCGGCTGCTGGCCGGGGCTACCTACTCGGTAAGCGGGCTCGCCCTCCCCCACCGGACGTGGTGGGACGAAGCCCCGGATCGCGCCAAGACACGCACCGCGACGACAGGTCGCCGAGTCGGGATGTCGGAGATCAACGCCGTTCGCGAGATGACGGAGTTCTTCTCCCGGCGCGACCAGCGTCAGGGCGGCCTCGATGGCCGAACCGCCCTGCACCAGTACATTCACGACGACATCGCGGCCTACCTGGGCGGAACATTCGCCAGCGACCAGACGCGCAGTCGCTTGTACGCGGCAGCGGCGGAGGCGGTCTACCTCGCAGGCTGGATGTCCTTCGATTCCTCCCAGCACGAGGACGCCCGCCGATACTTCACTCTCGCCGTCAAACTGGCAGCCGAAGCCGACGACGAGCCGTTGGCAGGACACGTTCTCCGCGCCATGGCGCACCAGGCCACCGACCTCGGCTACTCGAAGCGGGGTGTCGATCTCTCCAGCGCCTCGGTCGACCGAGGACGCTACACCCTGGCGGTCCCACGAGAGCGCGCCTTGCTCGGAGTCGTTCGCGCTCGCAGCCTCGCCGCGAACGGCCAGCAGCGCGAGGCCAGAGAAGCCCTTCTTCTCGCCGAGAACGACCTGGCCGCAGCCGAGCCCGGGCACGAGGAGCCCAGCCGGGTCTGGTTCTTCTCAGAGGCATCGCTCGCCCACGAGACCGCTCGCACCCTCTGGGTCCTCGGCGACCTTCGCGGAGCCGAAACCGAGTTCTGGCGCAGCGTCCGCACTCGGAACGCCGGCGCCTTCGGCCGGACACACGCGGTAACGCTCGGATTCCTAGGCGCCCTGGAAGCACAACAGGGCAGCGTCGAAGCCGCGTGTCACGTCTGGAGCCAAGCGCTGGACGCAATGGAGGGAGTCCAGTCCGGCAGGACACGCGAAAGCGCGGTCACCATGCGGCGCATGCTGTCCCCGTACCGGAACCGCGGGATCAGCGCGGCTGCCGAAATCGACGAGCGGGCCCGAGGAGTGCTCGCCCGCGTAGTCTGA
- a CDS encoding ATP-binding protein translates to MPDHEARWVERCRRIGTEKLRLWGMPSLIDDAQLLISELVTNGLQHGDGSSDLGVRFVVTAGRLLVAVEDGSPGKAQVRHAAAHDEAGRGMFLVAALATQWGVSPDGSTTWFSLAVEGRS, encoded by the coding sequence GTGCCTGACCACGAGGCCCGTTGGGTCGAGCGCTGCCGACGGATCGGCACCGAGAAACTGCGGCTGTGGGGCATGCCGAGCCTGATCGATGATGCTCAGCTTCTGATCAGCGAACTGGTCACCAACGGCCTGCAACACGGCGATGGAAGCAGCGACCTCGGCGTGCGGTTCGTCGTCACCGCCGGCCGCCTGCTGGTCGCCGTCGAGGACGGCTCGCCCGGTAAAGCGCAAGTGCGCCATGCCGCAGCGCACGACGAGGCCGGCAGAGGAATGTTCCTGGTGGCCGCGCTCGCCACGCAGTGGGGCGTCAGCCCGGACGGCTCCACCACCTGGTTCTCCCTTGCGGTTGAAGGGAGGAGCTGA